One Cyanobacteria bacterium GSL.Bin1 genomic window, GCTTCGCGATCGCGAATTTGAGCGACAACAGCGGCGGTATTGATGCCGGACCCGCGCATGGCATCGGGAGTGACTTCTGCGCCATAAAGAATCGTTAAGGTTTCGTTGCTGGGAAGTTGCGGGGGTGAGACAAAGTCGAAGCTAAGGCGTCTTTGCTGTTGGGTAACGGTTAAATTTAGGGGGACTTCCTCAATCGCACTGCGCACTGAGGCTTCAATAAAGTTGAGTCCGGCGGGGAGTTGATCGGTTACGGTTAGCGCGCGAACCGGATCTTGGGATAAGTTGCGAATCGTGAGGCGATAGATCACAATATCCCCAATTTCAGCAGCAGCGCGATCGGCAAATTTATCCAGATCTACTTCTTGGGCTTGGCAAGTGCTGGCTTGGAAATCAATAACAGCTAAGTTAAGTCCTAAGCGTTCGGCATCTTCAACGACGACAAAGCTTCCTTCAATAATCGTGCGTTTTAGGGGATCGGTGACGCTAATTGGGCGACCGTCAAGGGAGGTAGCGGTAAACCGAATGCGATTTTCACTGCGTTGACCGATGACAATGCGGATGCGACGTTCATCATAGAGACTGTCCTCGGGCGGATTCACCAGTAAAATGTAAGTGGCTCCGTTGTCTAGCTGTCCGCGATCAACATCTAAAAGAAAGTTATATTTCCCTTCATCGCCATTGGCGAGAAAGAAAGGGTTGCTATTTTCAATATTCGGTTCTAATCCTGCCGAAATTGAATTATTGGGATTATCTGGCAGTTCGGTTCGGGTCAGAGGCACAGCCGTTCCGATCGCGCCTCCACCAGCCGGTTCATAGAGTCCGACGGTAAAACCGCGATAGTCGGCCAGAATCTCGCCATTACAGCCAGTCAGCTGACCGAAGGGATCGCGCAATTCGGAAAGTGGCGGTAGAATCGTTACGGTTTGTTGGGCTAGGGTTTCCCCGCACTGAGCGCCGAAGCCGAAGCGGATGGTTTGGGTGCGTTTGAAATCGGCTTCAGCGACCGTGATTGTCGCTGTGATCACCACAGCTTGCTGGGGGGCAAGGGTCAAGGCACTTGCTGTTTCGGTAATCCCACCCTTCGGGCTGGCTTGGTCTTCGGCAACGGGGCGATAGGTAAGCTGTTCGAGCGTTGCGGGTCCGCTGAGGGCTTGCTGCCAGACGGCTAAAGGCGGCAGGATCAGTTTGCCGGTGGTGTTGCTGTTGTTTTTGAGGATAAAGGAATAGTTGAGGGTCTCTCCTGGTACGAAACGGGAAGGCTCACTGGTGCGGGCATCGTTCCAAAGGGTTTGCCCTTGGGCAAACAGCGTCTGTTCAGGCTCCCTTAGGAGATTGCTCACCGTTGCACTCAGCTCTTGTTGCGCTTCTTGTAGGGAAGAGCGGTTGAGCAGAGGGGGCAGTAGATCTTGCGCCGTTTGGCTCACGGTCTCGGCTGTGGCAGCCCTTAAGCCCATCGCTTCTAAGGTACTGCGGCCAAAGCCTAGCAACACGAGGGCAATGGGGATCTCATCTAGTTCAATAATGGTTGCAACTGCTGCGTCGTCTGCCAATGCGGTTGCCATCGCCCGTTTCACTTGGCCAATCGCCCCCGTCAGAGAGTTCCTCTCGGTTAAAACTGCCATTGCTTCCACCGTGGCGGTATTCAAGATTTTGATCTGTTCCGGTGAAAAATTTTGCTCTTCTAAAAGGGGGGTCAGGCTATCCACGGCGGTTCCTAATCCCACTTGGCGGTTCCCTTCTGCATCCCGAACGCCATTGCTTGTGGTCGTCACTGTGAAGGGAGCAGTGGTGATTGCAGTTGTAACCAGGTTGGATTGCCCTTGCCAGGAAAGGGTTTCGTCTTTATATTCATAACGGGCAATATTGCTCAGCCCAGCGCCTGGAGCGGCACTCACTTGACACTCAAGAATCGGTTGCCCTTGAGCAGTAGACCCAACGCCAAAACTCCCGATCCCAGTCATGATGATGAACGAGCAAACGCCCGCTTGCAGACGAAACTGCCCTCTCTCCAATTGAGAGAGCAACTGATTCAGTTTAATGAACATCCCCTTCTCTACCTGGCTCTACCTGTGATCTGACCGGTTGCCCCTTGCGAGAAGGGGCATTGTCAATGGTTTATTCCACTTCCACCACATACATGGCTTCTAAGTTGTCCTCCGGCGCGATCGCGCTTGGAAAGTCCCAACGGATATGGGTATAAGCTGAAGCAGGAGCCGGTTTCTCTACCACCGTCCCATCAGGCTGTTCCACTTTAATCGTGGGATTGGCAACAAAGGTTTCGCCGTTGTTAATGCTGTAGGTAATAACCGCGTTGTTGCTACTATTGGCCGATCCCAGCACATACACCATTTGCTGAGGAATCGGTTGGGTAACAGTTAAGTTGTTTGCGGCTTCGCCCCCTTCATTCGTGCCCATCACGACATAGCGCAAGGTATCGCCAGGGACGACGGTCACTTGATCGCCGACATTTTCCCAACGCACTTGTTCAACCCCGTTTTCATCAACTGTGACTTCTTGTTTGTCTACAACCAAATTGAGATTGACTTGCGGGCGCTCTTGTCGGAATTGAGCAAGTTGAAGCTCTTCTTTTTCAAGGAAGCTGGCGAATGTGGCGGGAGTCATGAAAAAGGGCAAAGTTGTCGCAATCAGTCCCGCAAAACCAAAACGTAAGAGTTGAGTTTGGAGTTTCATAAGTCTATATCCTGTTAAGTTATTGCAAATTAAGGTCTGAAGGAATGACCAGTCACCAGAGCTGAGAGATGACCCTCAAGCCTCAGGTGATCAAAACTGAATGAGGTTTCGGAAGGAAACACCCGAAAATGGCAACTGGTCACTTAATTAGGAATTATTGAACTTCACGACGGAAGATGAAGGTTCCAGTATCACCCGGTTCAACTGTTCCCACTTCGTTTTCGTATTGAGTAACATCTGTTCCATCTGCAGGGTCAGTTGTTCCAATCGTTCCCGACAGGTTAGAGAAGGTGACTGTACCAGTGCTAGCGGAAGTATTTTGACTGTGGAGTGTATCAACCTCACCGTCGGGTGCTGCAACGATACCATCACCACCAATATCCGATTCTTCTCCATCTAAAGCCCAGTTATTACCATCCTGATCCGCTTGTCGATTAGCATCAGTATCAGCAACGGTTCCATCTTCAGTAATGGTGAAGTTATTGGCATTGAGAGTGACGTTACCTGTACCAATGGGGGCTTCAGAAATATTTTCGTATCGGATTCGGTACTCGATGAAATCACCAGGTTGCACATCTACGTTAGGAGTCTGCGTAAAGGCTTCTCGAACATTGCCATCAGCATCCAGAATCCGGGCTTCTTTCACGAGAGTTATGAATCCAGTGTAAACGCGATCAATAGTGATGTTGTTAACAGTTTCACCCGTATATCCAGCGTTACTCGTTGGGTCATCATCAGGGAAAGCAATGATCGGGATGTTATATCCTTGAACTTGACCTGTTCCCGCAGGGAAATCAACTTCAACTTCGTAGGTTAATTCATCCCCTGGATTGACTGTACCCACATTAATTGGAGTATCACCAGTTGTAAAAGCATTTCCATCGTAGCTGTAGGTTGCTGTTTCAGCATTACCATCTCCGTCAACATCGAAGCGAATGATAACTGTTGTGTTAGTAGGAATCTCATTATTAGCCCCAAAGAAACCAGAACCACCTGTATCACTGGCTGACTCTGCACTGGTTGCTCCAGTTGGAACAATTGGCTCAATCGTTACGTTGTCTGCTTCACTTGCACCGGTTGCAGGGACGCTAACAGTGTTCTGAATTGTTACTGCACTTGGATCACCATCAGCATCACCATTCGGATCAGTGGAGACATTGGTAAAGTCATCATTGTCGTTATTCGGTCCCACGGCCTCAGGTGTATCCAAGGGTCCATTCAAGATGTCATCATCCGCTTCAACGGTACCGGTAACAACGACTTCGTTATCTTCCCCATCAGGACCGGTTCCAGTATTGTTGCCGTTTTCATCAATTCCATCTTGATCCGGATCTGCTACCCCTGTATCATCACCTGGATCAAAAAGACTTCCTGTGTCATCAGGTGGCGTACCATCATCATTGAAGTTGTTAGGACGTTGGTCACCTGATTCATCGTAAACAATCTCATCATCGACATCAATGTTGTCATTGGGATCGTCAAACGTTTGACCAAAGACCTGAGCGATGTTGTAAACTGTTCCACCAGCACCCGGTAAACCACTGGTAATAACGGAGAATTGGAAACCAGTCAGTTGTATGCCATTTGCGGGGAGTTCATCACCATCAGTGGTTGCATCGTAAATAAAACCGATTCTTTCGACATCTTCTAAATCAGTGGTGGTATCAGTATTTGGATCAGTATCTGGAGCAGTAGTCGTCCAATTTGCGCCATCTAACGCTCCAGCGTCACCAGAAGCTACAGGCACTGTTGTTTCTGGATCATCATAGGAATATACAACAGTCCAGCCTGTAGGCAGGTTATTTGGATCTGGTTCTCCATTGAGAACTGTTCCTTCTGGAATAACATCGGAAACAAGAACTCGGTCTTCTTCATTTGTTCCATTACCATCAATATCATTACCTGAACCACTGCCTTCTAAATTAATAGGAGTACCTTCTAAAGGAGCAGGCTCAAATGTACCATCAGGTGATGAATTTTCTACCGTCAAGCCTAAATCGTAAGTAATGATGTCATCGCTACCAGAATCACTGCCACCAGGGTCAACATTCGAGGCAACTTTAGTGATTGTGGCAAGGGCTAACGGTTGAATTTCAGTTGCAAACGCGACATCCTGAGTTGCACTGGCTTCTCTTTCACCATTAACTGGATCATCAGTTGTATCAATATTAACGGTACGAACCTCATCATCATTAATACCATCAGCATCATCAGGCTGGTTTTGCGTCGCGAGAGAGTTATCGTTAGCTCCTGTATTACCTAAAGTAACTCCAACAGGATCACCCAAGTTGTTAGTTGATAAAACAGTACCCGTCACTCGAACAATAAAGCTACCATTTGCTGAAATATCTTCTACAAGATTATCTGTTAGGGTCGTAATATCGTTGAAGGTTGTTCCACCATCGGTGCTAACTTCTACATTAGTATCAGCAATAGCTTCCAAACCAGTTGTCGTGATTTGATCAGCACTAGGGACGAAAATATCAGTGGTAGCGTTACCGGTATTCGTAATTAAGAAGTCAAAAGTTAGGACATCGCCTGCCTCAACACTACCACCATCCTCATCGTTGATTCCTTGAGGGGTGTTAGTAATACCGGCGACTTCGGCAACCGTTACCGTTACCCGATTTGAGGTGGTGTCAAGTGGGTTGCCGTCATTATCTTCGTAAGTTGCAGTTGCTTCGTTAATGATCTCAGTGCCGGCGGCAGTTCCTTCTGCAAAAGCTGGCAAAATCATTGCTTGGGAGAGAGTCGTGCTTGCTAGGCAAATGGCAAGGAAACGCTGAAATTTATTTTTGGAGGATAGAGATGAATTGTTGCTCATTCGTTAATTAATCCAATAATCAAGTAAATTGGCATAGATTGGCTAGGACCTTAGGCTTTTCATTAGATTTACAATATGATTTAAATTACCAAAAAAGCGCTGTTTATAGCCTTTACCAGGATACTCAAATTACTAAATAATACAAACCGAAATAACACGGAAAAAAGCGATTTATGTCAATTTTGTTACTTGATTCACAAAATTACACTGGGTACTAAAGTCTGACAAGTAACTTCCGGTTGCTGGGATAATTTAGTTGATCGCGGGGAAGCCCCGCAGAATAATCTTTTGATTTTGCGTCGGGACGGGGCTTTCAAGCATCGGAACTGAATTTCGATGTCAGCCCCTCATCAGGAGTGGTCAGTCAAGGGGTTTTATCCCTAGATCAGTTCCGATACAGGAATACCAACTTGCAAGAGTTGGAAGGCAGCACTCTATCTGAAGGATGAGTGGCTGGAGGAAGTCACAGAATTTAACTTATGTCTTAGCGAATCGTGAGGATGATGACGCGATCAAAGCTTTGATTAGAAGAGGTAATGATAAGAGTCCAAACACACAAAAAGTTACTGTGTTACCAGATTGGAGTAATCGCGATCTGAAGCTGGGAACTCTACGATCAGCAATTCGCCAGCTAGGTATTGACCAACGGTCGCAGCAGGCGCCTTCTGTTTAAGAAGGCGTAATCTGCGACTGGGAGATATTTAAAAATACATATGGCTTGCTGAAATTTTCCGCGATCGCGCTACTCAATTCTTAACCCTGACGACAGCTTTCAGCGAGCTTCGCTCGAGCGCGCAGAATAATAAAATCCGGTTAAAATAACCGGTTCTCCAAAAAAATTACTTTATATCTCTAAAAAATTCTGATATCCTTCCTTCAATTTTTCCTTTCCATTTTCATTAATAATGCTACCATGAGCTATAATCACTCGTTCAAAATCCCAATTCAGAATTTTCTTGATCGAGTTTTTAAATTTTT contains:
- a CDS encoding DUF11 domain-containing protein, with translation MKLQTQLLRFGFAGLIATTLPFFMTPATFASFLEKEELQLAQFRQERPQVNLNLVVDKQEVTVDENGVEQVRWENVGDQVTVVPGDTLRYVVMGTNEGGEAANNLTVTQPIPQQMVYVLGSANSSNNAVITYSINNGETFVANPTIKVEQPDGTVVEKPAPASAYTHIRWDFPSAIAPEDNLEAMYVVEVE
- a CDS encoding DUF11 domain-containing protein, with the protein product MTGIGSFGVGSTAQGQPILECQVSAAPGAGLSNIARYEYKDETLSWQGQSNLVTTAITTAPFTVTTTSNGVRDAEGNRQVGLGTAVDSLTPLLEEQNFSPEQIKILNTATVEAMAVLTERNSLTGAIGQVKRAMATALADDAAVATIIELDEIPIALVLLGFGRSTLEAMGLRAATAETVSQTAQDLLPPLLNRSSLQEAQQELSATVSNLLREPEQTLFAQGQTLWNDARTSEPSRFVPGETLNYSFILKNNSNTTGKLILPPLAVWQQALSGPATLEQLTYRPVAEDQASPKGGITETASALTLAPQQAVVITATITVAEADFKRTQTIRFGFGAQCGETLAQQTVTILPPLSELRDPFGQLTGCNGEILADYRGFTVGLYEPAGGGAIGTAVPLTRTELPDNPNNSISAGLEPNIENSNPFFLANGDEGKYNFLLDVDRGQLDNGATYILLVNPPEDSLYDERRIRIVIGQRSENRIRFTATSLDGRPISVTDPLKRTIIEGSFVVVEDAERLGLNLAVIDFQASTCQAQEVDLDKFADRAAAEIGDIVIYRLTIRNLSQDPVRALTVTDQLPAGLNFIEASVRSAIEEVPLNLTVTQQQRRLSFDFVSPPQLPSNETLTILYGAEVTPDAMRGSGINTAAVVAQIRDREARDGPVTHELDIRPGILNDCGTLIGRVFVDKNADGEQQPGEPGVPNAVIYLEDGYRISTDADGLYSLKNVCPGFHTGILDLTSIPDYELAPNPQRRDQQSPSRLFKMSPGGMVRLNFGVTPTAGEGANP